The following are encoded together in the Phaseolus vulgaris cultivar G19833 chromosome 9, P. vulgaris v2.0, whole genome shotgun sequence genome:
- the LOC137820909 gene encoding two-component response regulator ARR17-like, which translates to MAAPSSSNWVMESAHDVPHVLAVDDNLIDRKLVEKLLRNSSCKVTTAENGPRALELLGLTSGGQNSMNGRSKVNLVITDYCMPGMTGYELLKKIKESSVMKEVPVVIMSSENIPTRINKCLEEGAQMFILKPLKQSDVKKLTCQLMN; encoded by the exons ATGGCTGCACCTTCTTCTTCAAATTGGGTCATGGAAAGTGCTCATGATGTTCCTCATGTTTTGGCCGTTGATGACAACCTTATTGATCGAAAACTCGTTGAGAAACTCCTCAGGAATTCTTCTTGCAAAG TTACAACTGCAGAAAATGGGCCAAGGGCATTGGAGTTATTGGGCTTGACAAGTGGTGGACAGAACAGCATGAACGGT AGATCCAAAGTAAATTTGGTAATCACAGACTATTGCATGCCAGGAATGACAGGCTATGAGCTACTTAAGAAAATTAAG GAATCATCTGTAATGAAGGAAGTTCCAGTAGTGATAATGTCTTCTGAGAACATACCAACACGGATTAACAA GTGTCTGGAAGAAGGAGCTCAGATGTTCATCTTAAAGCCCCTCAAACAATCTGATGTTAAAAAACTGACATGTCAGTTAATGAATTGA